A DNA window from Arachis duranensis cultivar V14167 chromosome 3, aradu.V14167.gnm2.J7QH, whole genome shotgun sequence contains the following coding sequences:
- the LOC107477991 gene encoding uncharacterized protein LOC107477991 isoform X1: MESILARALEYTLKYWLKSFSREQFKLQGRTVQLSNLDINGDALHASVGLPPALNVTTAKVGKLEIMLPSVSSVQIEPIFVQIDRLDLVLKENSDYERPPENHASITPSSASSKGSGYGFADKISDGMTIQIQTVNLLLETHGGARPEGGAAWAPPMASVTIRNLLLYTTNESWEVVNLKEAREFSSNTKYIYVFKKLEWESLSIDLLPHPDMFTDDTLGRSQERANMRDDDGAKRVFFGGERFLEGISGEAYITIQRTVSNSPLGLEVQLHITEALCPALSEPGLRALLRFMTGLSVCLNRGDVNLKAQKRSTEAAGRSLVSVVVDHIFICIKDSEFQLELLMQSLFLSRASLSEGENDSSLTRITIAGLFLSDKFSHPPCTLVQPSMHSVKRESFHVPEFARSFCPPIYPLGEQQWQLIEGTPLICLHSLQIVPSPLPPVFASQTVIDCQPLMIHLQEEACLRISSFLADRIVVNSGDILPDSSVNSLFFTLSGLDIMVPLDKAQLDISKSNTDNVVQTSFAGARLHIEDFSYIDSPSMKLRMLKLDKDPACFCLWEGQPIDASQRKWSARAAQITLSLEACTGPPARQNSLGWTTGLWRCVVLKGAWIEVAMTTADGSPLLKVPPPGGIVRVGVACEQFLSNSSVEQLFFILDLYVYFGRVSEKIAVAGKRKQLEGIKNKSSSEKLMDITPSDSAVSLAVKDLQLRFLESSPLNVEGMPLVQFVGNDLLISATHRTFGGVIVISSTSRWESVQIDCVDAEKHIAGENGSFLSSGENIPSSSGDCQLRTVFWIHNKKNHLLNRNAPSIPFLDVNMVHVIPLGEQDTESHCLNGSASVSGIRLGGGMNYAEVLLHQFGILGPDGGPGKGLCKGLEKLQAGPLATIFKTTPPDVDNSEDGSLSKGKETSFPKLKKPDNVDITIELRDWLFALEGAQEMAERWCISSPENVSREERCWHTTFQSLQVITRSSPKNVPGEKAPARRKQQYPVERVTVGIQGLQIMKPQRPKEIHLSKSIANGAKEVNSTATGICLQLDLVSSEDNVEVEMANWEVENLKFTVKQPIEVILTSDEAQHLTFLCKSEVDSMGRIAAGILRVLKLEGSVGHSVMDQLGNLGSEGIDKIFSPKHSRDDSVHNRGFCPSPKLVSKSLHKSTMEPTLTLLEEAVTDSQEKINALISDFGISESSGQQLTIAKELGQKIESMEGLLKQLRNKT; encoded by the exons ATGGAGTCGATCCTAGCGAGAGCTCTGGAGTACACTCTCAAGTATTGGCTCAAATCCTTCTCCAGAGAGCAGTTCAAGTTGCAGGGTCGCACTGTTCAGCTCTCCAATTTAG ATATAAATGGTGATGCATTGCATGCTAGCGTTGGATTGCCACCTGCACTCAATGTAACCACCGCCAAAGTTGGCAAATTGGAGATTATG CTACCGTCAGTGAGCAGTGTGCAGATAGAGCCAATTTTTGTGCAAATTGATAGGCTGGATTTGGTTCTAAAGGAGAATTCTGATTATGAAAGGCCGCCTGAGAATCATGCTAG CATCACGCCATCAAGTGCCTCTTCAAAGGGTAGTGGTTATGGTTTTGCTGATAAG ATTTCAGATGGAATGactatacaaattcaaacaGTTAATTTATTACTTGAAACTCATGGGGGTGCCCGTCCCGAAGGGGGAGCAGCATG GGCACCTCCTATGGCATCTGTCACCATACGCAATTTGTTGCTGTATACCACAAATGAAAGCTGGGAG GTTGTAAATCTTAAGGAGGCAAGGGAGTTCTCAAGTAATACgaagtatatatatgtattcaaA AAACTGGAGTGGGAATCTTTGTCTATTGATCTTTTGCCTCATCCTGACATGTTCACGGATGATACTTTAGGCCGCTCTCAAGAGCGAGCAAACATGAGAGATGATGATGGTGCAAAACGAGTATTCTTTGGAGGGGAGCGTTTTTTAGAAGGAATATCGGGAGAAGCATAT ATCACAATTCAGAGAACAGTCTCCAACAGTCCACTTGGGCTTGAGGTTCAGTTGCACATCACAGAAGCTCTTTGCCCTGCATTAAGTGAGCCAG GACTTCGTGCACTTCTCCGCTTTATGACAGGATTATCTGTCTGTCTAAACAGGGGAGATGTAAATTTGAAGGCCCAGAAG CGATCTACTGAAGCTGCTGGGCGCTCTCTTGTCTCGGTTGTTGTGGACCATATATTTATTTGCATCAAAGATTCTG AGTTCCAGCTTGAACTATTAATGCAGTCCCTTTTTCTGTCTCGG GCAAGTCTTTCGGAGGGAGAAAATGACAGTAGTTTGACCAGGATTACCATTGCAGGTCTATTTTTAAG TGATAAGTTTTCACACCCGCCATGTACGTTAGTGCAGCCATCTATGCATTCTGTTAAAAGAGAGTCTTTTCATGTGCCAGAATTCG CTAGAAGCTTTTGCCCTCCAATATATCCACTTGGAGAACAGCAGTGGCAATTGATTGAGGGAACTCCTCTAATCTGCCTTCATTCCCTTCAGATTGTGCCTTCACCACTTCCACCAGTTTTTGCTTCTCAAACAGTTATTGACTGTCAGCCTCTTATG ATTCATCTTCAGGAAGAAGCTTGCCTTAGGATATCCTCTTTCTTAGCTGATAGAATTGTTGTCAATTCTGGTGATATTTTACCAGATTCCTCAGTAAACTCTCTTTTCTTCACTCTCAGTGGACTGGATATTATGGTTCCTTTGGACAAGGCCCAGTTGGATATTTCTAAAAGCAACACAGATAATGTAGTCCAAACCTCCTTTGCTGGTGCAAGGCTTCATATTGAAGACTTTTCATATATAGATTCACCATCAATGAAACTAAGAATGCTGAAACTGGATAAGGATCCTGCTTGTTTCTGTCTTTGGGAAGGTCAACCAATTGATGCTAGCCAGAGAAAGTGGAGTGCCAGAGCAGCCCAGATTACTTTATCTCTGGAAGCATGTACTGGCCCACCTGCACGTCAAAATTCTCTTGGATGGACCACAGGACTATGGAGATGTGTTGTTCTCAAAGGTGCTTGGATTGAAGTAGCAATGACAACTGCTGATGGCAGTCCATTGTTAAAGGTTCCTCCTCCAGGAGGTATTGTGAGAGTTGGTGTTGCTTGTGAACAGTTTCTGTCCAATAGTTCTGTtgaacaattattttttatcttggatCTTTACGTGTATTTTGGGAGAGTTAGTGAGAAGATAGCAGTGGCTGGAAAAAGGAAACAATTGGAGGGCATTAAGAACAAATCTTCTAGTGAAAAGTTAATGGACATAACTCCTAGTGACAGTGCTGTAAGTTTAGCAGTTAAAGACCTTCAACTTCGATTTCTTGAGTCTTCACCATTGAATGTCGAGGGAATGCCTCTAGTGCAGTTTGTTGGAAATGATTTGTTAATTAGTGCCACTCATAGAACCTTTGGTGGTGTTATTGTTATTTCGTCCACCTCACGCTGGGAGAGTGTTCAGATAGATTGCGTGGATGCTGAGAAGCACATAGCAGGAGAGAATGGCTCATTCTTAAGTTCTGGAGAAAATATTCCTTCAAGCAGTGGAGACTGTCAACTGAGAACTGTATTCTGGATACATAACAAGAAGAACCATCTATTGAACAGAAATGCTCCTTCAATCCCTTTTCTGGATGTAAACATGGTGCATGTTATCCCATTGGGGGAACAAGATACAGAGTCTCATTGTTTGAACGGCTCAGCTTCTGTATCTGGTATTCGTCTTGGTGGGGGAATGAACTATGCTGAAGTCCTCCTACATCAATTTGGAATACTTGGTCCTGATGGTGGTCCTGGGAAGGGTCTTTGTAAAGGCTTAGAAAAGTTACAGGCAGGACCATTGGCAACAATTTTCAAGACAACGCCTCCCGATGTTGATAATTCAGAAGACG GAAGTTTGAGCAAAGGGAAAGAAACCAGTTTTCCAAAATTGAAGAAGCCAGATAATGTGGATATAACCATAGAATTGAGAGACTGGTTATTTGCTCTTGAAGGGGCACAAGAGATGGCTGAAAGGTGGTGCATATCTAGCCCAGAAAATGTAAGTAGAGAAGAGAGGTGTTGGCACACAACTTTCCAAAGTTTACAAGTAATTACAAGAAGCAGCCCAAAGAATGTTCCGGGTGAAAAAGCGCCAGCACGTAGAAAACAACAGTATCCTGTGGAACGGGTTACA GTTGGAATCCAAGGGCTGCAGATCATGAAGCCGCAGAGACCGAAAGAGATTCATTTGTCAAAATCAATTGCAAATGGTGCTAAAGAAGTTAACAGCACTGCTACGGGAATTTGTCTTCAGCTGGATTTGGTATCAAGTGAGGATAATGTTGAAGTTGAAATGGCTAATTGGGAAGTGGAAAATTTAAAGTTCACTGTTAAGCAACCG ATAGAGGTGATTTTAACCAGTGATGAGGCCCAACACCTTACTTTTCTGTGCAAATCTGAAGTTGATTCCATGGGCCGGATAGCAGCTGGAATTCTAAGAGTGCTTAAGCTCGAAGGTTCGGTTGGCCATTCTGTAATGGATCAACTAGGCAACTTAG GAAGTGAAGGCATTGACAAGATTTTCTCTCCTAAGCACAGCAGAGATGATAGTGTCCACAATAGAGGATTTTGTCCATCACCGAAGCTGGTAAGCAAAAGCTTGCACAAATCGACGATGGAACCGACATTAACTTTGCTCGAGGAAGCAGTAACAGATTCACAGGAAAAGATCAATGCCTTAATCAGTGATTTTGGTATTTCAGAGTCCTCTGGGCAGCAGCTTACCATTGCTAAAGAACTCGGTCAAAAGATTGAATCAATGGAGGGTTTATTGAAGCAATTACGGAATAAAACTTAA
- the LOC107477991 gene encoding uncharacterized protein LOC107477991 isoform X2 yields MESILARALEYTLKYWLKSFSREQFKLQGRTVQLSNLDINGDALHASVGLPPALNVTTAKVGKLEIMLPSVSSVQIEPIFVQIDRLDLVLKENSDYERPPENHASITPSSASSKGSGYGFADKISDGMTIQIQTVNLLLETHGGARPEGGAAWAPPMASVTIRNLLLYTTNESWEVVNLKEAREFSSNTKYIYKLEWESLSIDLLPHPDMFTDDTLGRSQERANMRDDDGAKRVFFGGERFLEGISGEAYITIQRTVSNSPLGLEVQLHITEALCPALSEPGLRALLRFMTGLSVCLNRGDVNLKAQKRSTEAAGRSLVSVVVDHIFICIKDSEFQLELLMQSLFLSRASLSEGENDSSLTRITIAGLFLSDKFSHPPCTLVQPSMHSVKRESFHVPEFARSFCPPIYPLGEQQWQLIEGTPLICLHSLQIVPSPLPPVFASQTVIDCQPLMIHLQEEACLRISSFLADRIVVNSGDILPDSSVNSLFFTLSGLDIMVPLDKAQLDISKSNTDNVVQTSFAGARLHIEDFSYIDSPSMKLRMLKLDKDPACFCLWEGQPIDASQRKWSARAAQITLSLEACTGPPARQNSLGWTTGLWRCVVLKGAWIEVAMTTADGSPLLKVPPPGGIVRVGVACEQFLSNSSVEQLFFILDLYVYFGRVSEKIAVAGKRKQLEGIKNKSSSEKLMDITPSDSAVSLAVKDLQLRFLESSPLNVEGMPLVQFVGNDLLISATHRTFGGVIVISSTSRWESVQIDCVDAEKHIAGENGSFLSSGENIPSSSGDCQLRTVFWIHNKKNHLLNRNAPSIPFLDVNMVHVIPLGEQDTESHCLNGSASVSGIRLGGGMNYAEVLLHQFGILGPDGGPGKGLCKGLEKLQAGPLATIFKTTPPDVDNSEDGSLSKGKETSFPKLKKPDNVDITIELRDWLFALEGAQEMAERWCISSPENVSREERCWHTTFQSLQVITRSSPKNVPGEKAPARRKQQYPVERVTVGIQGLQIMKPQRPKEIHLSKSIANGAKEVNSTATGICLQLDLVSSEDNVEVEMANWEVENLKFTVKQPIEVILTSDEAQHLTFLCKSEVDSMGRIAAGILRVLKLEGSVGHSVMDQLGNLGSEGIDKIFSPKHSRDDSVHNRGFCPSPKLVSKSLHKSTMEPTLTLLEEAVTDSQEKINALISDFGISESSGQQLTIAKELGQKIESMEGLLKQLRNKT; encoded by the exons ATGGAGTCGATCCTAGCGAGAGCTCTGGAGTACACTCTCAAGTATTGGCTCAAATCCTTCTCCAGAGAGCAGTTCAAGTTGCAGGGTCGCACTGTTCAGCTCTCCAATTTAG ATATAAATGGTGATGCATTGCATGCTAGCGTTGGATTGCCACCTGCACTCAATGTAACCACCGCCAAAGTTGGCAAATTGGAGATTATG CTACCGTCAGTGAGCAGTGTGCAGATAGAGCCAATTTTTGTGCAAATTGATAGGCTGGATTTGGTTCTAAAGGAGAATTCTGATTATGAAAGGCCGCCTGAGAATCATGCTAG CATCACGCCATCAAGTGCCTCTTCAAAGGGTAGTGGTTATGGTTTTGCTGATAAG ATTTCAGATGGAATGactatacaaattcaaacaGTTAATTTATTACTTGAAACTCATGGGGGTGCCCGTCCCGAAGGGGGAGCAGCATG GGCACCTCCTATGGCATCTGTCACCATACGCAATTTGTTGCTGTATACCACAAATGAAAGCTGGGAG GTTGTAAATCTTAAGGAGGCAAGGGAGTTCTCAAGTAATACgaagtatatatat AAACTGGAGTGGGAATCTTTGTCTATTGATCTTTTGCCTCATCCTGACATGTTCACGGATGATACTTTAGGCCGCTCTCAAGAGCGAGCAAACATGAGAGATGATGATGGTGCAAAACGAGTATTCTTTGGAGGGGAGCGTTTTTTAGAAGGAATATCGGGAGAAGCATAT ATCACAATTCAGAGAACAGTCTCCAACAGTCCACTTGGGCTTGAGGTTCAGTTGCACATCACAGAAGCTCTTTGCCCTGCATTAAGTGAGCCAG GACTTCGTGCACTTCTCCGCTTTATGACAGGATTATCTGTCTGTCTAAACAGGGGAGATGTAAATTTGAAGGCCCAGAAG CGATCTACTGAAGCTGCTGGGCGCTCTCTTGTCTCGGTTGTTGTGGACCATATATTTATTTGCATCAAAGATTCTG AGTTCCAGCTTGAACTATTAATGCAGTCCCTTTTTCTGTCTCGG GCAAGTCTTTCGGAGGGAGAAAATGACAGTAGTTTGACCAGGATTACCATTGCAGGTCTATTTTTAAG TGATAAGTTTTCACACCCGCCATGTACGTTAGTGCAGCCATCTATGCATTCTGTTAAAAGAGAGTCTTTTCATGTGCCAGAATTCG CTAGAAGCTTTTGCCCTCCAATATATCCACTTGGAGAACAGCAGTGGCAATTGATTGAGGGAACTCCTCTAATCTGCCTTCATTCCCTTCAGATTGTGCCTTCACCACTTCCACCAGTTTTTGCTTCTCAAACAGTTATTGACTGTCAGCCTCTTATG ATTCATCTTCAGGAAGAAGCTTGCCTTAGGATATCCTCTTTCTTAGCTGATAGAATTGTTGTCAATTCTGGTGATATTTTACCAGATTCCTCAGTAAACTCTCTTTTCTTCACTCTCAGTGGACTGGATATTATGGTTCCTTTGGACAAGGCCCAGTTGGATATTTCTAAAAGCAACACAGATAATGTAGTCCAAACCTCCTTTGCTGGTGCAAGGCTTCATATTGAAGACTTTTCATATATAGATTCACCATCAATGAAACTAAGAATGCTGAAACTGGATAAGGATCCTGCTTGTTTCTGTCTTTGGGAAGGTCAACCAATTGATGCTAGCCAGAGAAAGTGGAGTGCCAGAGCAGCCCAGATTACTTTATCTCTGGAAGCATGTACTGGCCCACCTGCACGTCAAAATTCTCTTGGATGGACCACAGGACTATGGAGATGTGTTGTTCTCAAAGGTGCTTGGATTGAAGTAGCAATGACAACTGCTGATGGCAGTCCATTGTTAAAGGTTCCTCCTCCAGGAGGTATTGTGAGAGTTGGTGTTGCTTGTGAACAGTTTCTGTCCAATAGTTCTGTtgaacaattattttttatcttggatCTTTACGTGTATTTTGGGAGAGTTAGTGAGAAGATAGCAGTGGCTGGAAAAAGGAAACAATTGGAGGGCATTAAGAACAAATCTTCTAGTGAAAAGTTAATGGACATAACTCCTAGTGACAGTGCTGTAAGTTTAGCAGTTAAAGACCTTCAACTTCGATTTCTTGAGTCTTCACCATTGAATGTCGAGGGAATGCCTCTAGTGCAGTTTGTTGGAAATGATTTGTTAATTAGTGCCACTCATAGAACCTTTGGTGGTGTTATTGTTATTTCGTCCACCTCACGCTGGGAGAGTGTTCAGATAGATTGCGTGGATGCTGAGAAGCACATAGCAGGAGAGAATGGCTCATTCTTAAGTTCTGGAGAAAATATTCCTTCAAGCAGTGGAGACTGTCAACTGAGAACTGTATTCTGGATACATAACAAGAAGAACCATCTATTGAACAGAAATGCTCCTTCAATCCCTTTTCTGGATGTAAACATGGTGCATGTTATCCCATTGGGGGAACAAGATACAGAGTCTCATTGTTTGAACGGCTCAGCTTCTGTATCTGGTATTCGTCTTGGTGGGGGAATGAACTATGCTGAAGTCCTCCTACATCAATTTGGAATACTTGGTCCTGATGGTGGTCCTGGGAAGGGTCTTTGTAAAGGCTTAGAAAAGTTACAGGCAGGACCATTGGCAACAATTTTCAAGACAACGCCTCCCGATGTTGATAATTCAGAAGACG GAAGTTTGAGCAAAGGGAAAGAAACCAGTTTTCCAAAATTGAAGAAGCCAGATAATGTGGATATAACCATAGAATTGAGAGACTGGTTATTTGCTCTTGAAGGGGCACAAGAGATGGCTGAAAGGTGGTGCATATCTAGCCCAGAAAATGTAAGTAGAGAAGAGAGGTGTTGGCACACAACTTTCCAAAGTTTACAAGTAATTACAAGAAGCAGCCCAAAGAATGTTCCGGGTGAAAAAGCGCCAGCACGTAGAAAACAACAGTATCCTGTGGAACGGGTTACA GTTGGAATCCAAGGGCTGCAGATCATGAAGCCGCAGAGACCGAAAGAGATTCATTTGTCAAAATCAATTGCAAATGGTGCTAAAGAAGTTAACAGCACTGCTACGGGAATTTGTCTTCAGCTGGATTTGGTATCAAGTGAGGATAATGTTGAAGTTGAAATGGCTAATTGGGAAGTGGAAAATTTAAAGTTCACTGTTAAGCAACCG ATAGAGGTGATTTTAACCAGTGATGAGGCCCAACACCTTACTTTTCTGTGCAAATCTGAAGTTGATTCCATGGGCCGGATAGCAGCTGGAATTCTAAGAGTGCTTAAGCTCGAAGGTTCGGTTGGCCATTCTGTAATGGATCAACTAGGCAACTTAG GAAGTGAAGGCATTGACAAGATTTTCTCTCCTAAGCACAGCAGAGATGATAGTGTCCACAATAGAGGATTTTGTCCATCACCGAAGCTGGTAAGCAAAAGCTTGCACAAATCGACGATGGAACCGACATTAACTTTGCTCGAGGAAGCAGTAACAGATTCACAGGAAAAGATCAATGCCTTAATCAGTGATTTTGGTATTTCAGAGTCCTCTGGGCAGCAGCTTACCATTGCTAAAGAACTCGGTCAAAAGATTGAATCAATGGAGGGTTTATTGAAGCAATTACGGAATAAAACTTAA
- the LOC107477991 gene encoding uncharacterized protein LOC107477991 isoform X4 — translation MESILARALEYTLKYWLKSFSREQFKLQGRTVQLSNLDINGDALHASVGLPPALNVTTAKVGKLEIMLPSVSSVQIEPIFVQIDRLDLVLKENSDYERPPENHASITPSSASSKGSGYGFADKISDGMTIQIQTVNLLLETHGGARPEGGAAWAPPMASVTIRNLLLYTTNESWEVVNLKEAREFSSNTKYIYVFKKLEWESLSIDLLPHPDMFTDDTLGRSQERANMRDDDGAKRVFFGGERFLEGISGEAYITIQRTVSNSPLGLEVQLHITEALCPALSEPGLRALLRFMTGLSVCLNRGDVNLKAQKRSTEAAGRSLVSVVVDHIFICIKDSEFQLELLMQSLFLSRASLSEGENDSSLTRITIAGLFLSDKFSHPPCTLVQPSMHSVKRESFHVPEFARSFCPPIYPLGEQQWQLIEGTPLICLHSLQIVPSPLPPVFASQTVIDCQPLMIHLQEEACLRISSFLADRIVVNSGDILPDSSVNSLFFTLSGLDIMVPLDKAQLDISKSNTDNVVQTSFAGARLHIEDFSYIDSPSMKLRMLKLDKDPACFCLWEGQPIDASQRKWSARAAQITLSLEACTGPPARQNSLGWTTGLWRCVVLKGAWIEVAMTTADGSPLLKVPPPGGIVRVGVACEQFLSNSSVEQLFFILDLYVYFGRVSEKIAVAGKRKQLEGIKNKSSSEKLMDITPSDSAVSLAVKDLQLRFLESSPLNVEGMPLVQFVGNDLLISATHRTFGGVIVISSTSRWESVQIDCVDAEKHIAGENGSFLSSGENIPSSSGDCQLRTVFWIHNKKNHLLNRNAPSIPFLDVNMVHVIPLGEQDTESHCLNGSASVSGIRLGGGMNYAEVLLHQFGILGPDGGPGKGLCKGLEKLQAGPLATIFKTTPPDVDNSEDGSLSKGKETSFPKLKKPDNVDITIELRDWLFALEGAQEMAERWCISSPENVSREERCWHTTFQSLQVITRSSPKNVPGEKAPARRKQQYPVERVTVGIQGLQIMKPQRPKEIHLSKSIANGAKEVNSTATGICLQLDLVSSEDNVEVEMANWEVENLKFTVKQPEVKALTRFSLLSTAEMIVSTIEDFVHHRSW, via the exons ATGGAGTCGATCCTAGCGAGAGCTCTGGAGTACACTCTCAAGTATTGGCTCAAATCCTTCTCCAGAGAGCAGTTCAAGTTGCAGGGTCGCACTGTTCAGCTCTCCAATTTAG ATATAAATGGTGATGCATTGCATGCTAGCGTTGGATTGCCACCTGCACTCAATGTAACCACCGCCAAAGTTGGCAAATTGGAGATTATG CTACCGTCAGTGAGCAGTGTGCAGATAGAGCCAATTTTTGTGCAAATTGATAGGCTGGATTTGGTTCTAAAGGAGAATTCTGATTATGAAAGGCCGCCTGAGAATCATGCTAG CATCACGCCATCAAGTGCCTCTTCAAAGGGTAGTGGTTATGGTTTTGCTGATAAG ATTTCAGATGGAATGactatacaaattcaaacaGTTAATTTATTACTTGAAACTCATGGGGGTGCCCGTCCCGAAGGGGGAGCAGCATG GGCACCTCCTATGGCATCTGTCACCATACGCAATTTGTTGCTGTATACCACAAATGAAAGCTGGGAG GTTGTAAATCTTAAGGAGGCAAGGGAGTTCTCAAGTAATACgaagtatatatatgtattcaaA AAACTGGAGTGGGAATCTTTGTCTATTGATCTTTTGCCTCATCCTGACATGTTCACGGATGATACTTTAGGCCGCTCTCAAGAGCGAGCAAACATGAGAGATGATGATGGTGCAAAACGAGTATTCTTTGGAGGGGAGCGTTTTTTAGAAGGAATATCGGGAGAAGCATAT ATCACAATTCAGAGAACAGTCTCCAACAGTCCACTTGGGCTTGAGGTTCAGTTGCACATCACAGAAGCTCTTTGCCCTGCATTAAGTGAGCCAG GACTTCGTGCACTTCTCCGCTTTATGACAGGATTATCTGTCTGTCTAAACAGGGGAGATGTAAATTTGAAGGCCCAGAAG CGATCTACTGAAGCTGCTGGGCGCTCTCTTGTCTCGGTTGTTGTGGACCATATATTTATTTGCATCAAAGATTCTG AGTTCCAGCTTGAACTATTAATGCAGTCCCTTTTTCTGTCTCGG GCAAGTCTTTCGGAGGGAGAAAATGACAGTAGTTTGACCAGGATTACCATTGCAGGTCTATTTTTAAG TGATAAGTTTTCACACCCGCCATGTACGTTAGTGCAGCCATCTATGCATTCTGTTAAAAGAGAGTCTTTTCATGTGCCAGAATTCG CTAGAAGCTTTTGCCCTCCAATATATCCACTTGGAGAACAGCAGTGGCAATTGATTGAGGGAACTCCTCTAATCTGCCTTCATTCCCTTCAGATTGTGCCTTCACCACTTCCACCAGTTTTTGCTTCTCAAACAGTTATTGACTGTCAGCCTCTTATG ATTCATCTTCAGGAAGAAGCTTGCCTTAGGATATCCTCTTTCTTAGCTGATAGAATTGTTGTCAATTCTGGTGATATTTTACCAGATTCCTCAGTAAACTCTCTTTTCTTCACTCTCAGTGGACTGGATATTATGGTTCCTTTGGACAAGGCCCAGTTGGATATTTCTAAAAGCAACACAGATAATGTAGTCCAAACCTCCTTTGCTGGTGCAAGGCTTCATATTGAAGACTTTTCATATATAGATTCACCATCAATGAAACTAAGAATGCTGAAACTGGATAAGGATCCTGCTTGTTTCTGTCTTTGGGAAGGTCAACCAATTGATGCTAGCCAGAGAAAGTGGAGTGCCAGAGCAGCCCAGATTACTTTATCTCTGGAAGCATGTACTGGCCCACCTGCACGTCAAAATTCTCTTGGATGGACCACAGGACTATGGAGATGTGTTGTTCTCAAAGGTGCTTGGATTGAAGTAGCAATGACAACTGCTGATGGCAGTCCATTGTTAAAGGTTCCTCCTCCAGGAGGTATTGTGAGAGTTGGTGTTGCTTGTGAACAGTTTCTGTCCAATAGTTCTGTtgaacaattattttttatcttggatCTTTACGTGTATTTTGGGAGAGTTAGTGAGAAGATAGCAGTGGCTGGAAAAAGGAAACAATTGGAGGGCATTAAGAACAAATCTTCTAGTGAAAAGTTAATGGACATAACTCCTAGTGACAGTGCTGTAAGTTTAGCAGTTAAAGACCTTCAACTTCGATTTCTTGAGTCTTCACCATTGAATGTCGAGGGAATGCCTCTAGTGCAGTTTGTTGGAAATGATTTGTTAATTAGTGCCACTCATAGAACCTTTGGTGGTGTTATTGTTATTTCGTCCACCTCACGCTGGGAGAGTGTTCAGATAGATTGCGTGGATGCTGAGAAGCACATAGCAGGAGAGAATGGCTCATTCTTAAGTTCTGGAGAAAATATTCCTTCAAGCAGTGGAGACTGTCAACTGAGAACTGTATTCTGGATACATAACAAGAAGAACCATCTATTGAACAGAAATGCTCCTTCAATCCCTTTTCTGGATGTAAACATGGTGCATGTTATCCCATTGGGGGAACAAGATACAGAGTCTCATTGTTTGAACGGCTCAGCTTCTGTATCTGGTATTCGTCTTGGTGGGGGAATGAACTATGCTGAAGTCCTCCTACATCAATTTGGAATACTTGGTCCTGATGGTGGTCCTGGGAAGGGTCTTTGTAAAGGCTTAGAAAAGTTACAGGCAGGACCATTGGCAACAATTTTCAAGACAACGCCTCCCGATGTTGATAATTCAGAAGACG GAAGTTTGAGCAAAGGGAAAGAAACCAGTTTTCCAAAATTGAAGAAGCCAGATAATGTGGATATAACCATAGAATTGAGAGACTGGTTATTTGCTCTTGAAGGGGCACAAGAGATGGCTGAAAGGTGGTGCATATCTAGCCCAGAAAATGTAAGTAGAGAAGAGAGGTGTTGGCACACAACTTTCCAAAGTTTACAAGTAATTACAAGAAGCAGCCCAAAGAATGTTCCGGGTGAAAAAGCGCCAGCACGTAGAAAACAACAGTATCCTGTGGAACGGGTTACA GTTGGAATCCAAGGGCTGCAGATCATGAAGCCGCAGAGACCGAAAGAGATTCATTTGTCAAAATCAATTGCAAATGGTGCTAAAGAAGTTAACAGCACTGCTACGGGAATTTGTCTTCAGCTGGATTTGGTATCAAGTGAGGATAATGTTGAAGTTGAAATGGCTAATTGGGAAGTGGAAAATTTAAAGTTCACTGTTAAGCAACCG GAAGTGAAGGCATTGACAAGATTTTCTCTCCTAAGCACAGCAGAGATGATAGTGTCCACAATAGAGGATTTTGTCCATCACCGAAGCTGGTAA